Proteins from one Sulfurovum sp. TSL1 genomic window:
- the tgt gene encoding tRNA guanosine(34) transglycosylase Tgt — MEFQIDKTDGKARACTIKTAHSTIQTPVFMPVGTVGAVKALDATDLATFIKPEIILGNTYHLYMRPGDETIKTMGKLHGFTKYPKSFLTDSGGFQAFSLSDNVKIDENGIHFRSHLDGSKHYFTPKKVIDIQHNLGSDIMMILDDLVALPATQERIQASIERTTRWAEESIDYFRTKQKEGIGVDQNIFAIIQGGTDKAFREKSAKELCAMDYDGFAIGGLSVGESNKDMYDTVEWTTQFMPEEKPRYLMGVGTPEDLVENVARGVDMFDCVMPTRNARNGTLFTSFGKVNIKKAEYTTDEAPIDPECGCMVCQTYSRSYLRHLFRAREITYFRLATIHNLYYYLHLMTQMREAIQAQRFDAFKAEFYEKRK, encoded by the coding sequence ATGGAATTTCAGATAGATAAAACAGATGGTAAAGCAAGAGCCTGTACGATAAAAACAGCCCATTCTACGATACAAACACCGGTATTTATGCCTGTAGGTACGGTAGGTGCGGTCAAGGCACTTGATGCAACCGATCTTGCTACATTCATCAAGCCGGAGATCATACTGGGGAACACTTATCATTTATACATGCGTCCGGGTGATGAAACGATCAAAACCATGGGTAAACTGCATGGATTTACGAAGTATCCTAAAAGCTTTCTGACAGACAGCGGCGGGTTTCAGGCTTTTTCACTTTCAGATAATGTCAAGATAGATGAAAATGGTATTCATTTTAGAAGTCACCTTGACGGAAGCAAACACTATTTTACGCCCAAAAAAGTGATAGATATCCAGCATAACCTGGGATCGGATATTATGATGATACTTGATGACCTTGTTGCCCTTCCAGCTACCCAGGAACGTATCCAAGCGAGTATCGAACGTACCACACGTTGGGCAGAGGAATCCATAGACTACTTCAGAACCAAGCAGAAAGAAGGTATCGGTGTCGATCAAAACATTTTTGCGATCATCCAGGGTGGTACCGATAAAGCATTTCGTGAGAAATCAGCCAAAGAACTCTGTGCGATGGATTATGACGGTTTTGCCATTGGCGGTCTCAGCGTAGGAGAATCAAATAAGGATATGTATGACACGGTAGAGTGGACCACGCAGTTCATGCCCGAAGAGAAACCACGTTATCTTATGGGTGTAGGAACTCCTGAAGACCTGGTCGAGAACGTTGCACGTGGTGTGGACATGTTTGACTGTGTAATGCCTACGAGGAATGCGCGTAACGGAACCCTCTTTACAAGTTTTGGTAAAGTCAATATCAAAAAGGCTGAATACACGACGGATGAAGCTCCCATCGATCCTGAGTGTGGCTGTATGGTCTGCCAAACCTATTCAAGGTCCTATTTACGCCACCTCTTCCGTGCAAGAGAGATCACCTACTTCAGGCTCGCAACGATCCATAATCTTTACTACTATCTTCACTTGATGACACAGATGAGAGAGGCGATACAAGCACAAAGGTTTGATGCATTTAAAGCAGAGTTCTACGAAAAACGGAAATAA
- a CDS encoding COG3400 family protein, with translation MHQTKFSNIFVVMEDLEDARYVLKNIAMIKSKVRITLVNQWDDHKIGKDHENITIVHSDKLIAAHLYDQLPNVPLVAQNVGLGQGEIMEVHVPFGSSYAYRHVGSILQQKWKIAALYRDEKLILPESTTMIRPNDTLLILGKPIVLNGVYKTINKRIGLFPEPFGKNIYLILDLRHDNKEALLCLKQSIYLIEKLEDKSLFVRILYPNDFDLIEELKTLESECVTISISYENENAKLLIENDIHEFDIGLVMNSIPTFEADDLKETLYDLKKLVFLFGDKLLYNIKNSIVLMSENEKMESISSTAFDISETLGLGLTLGDFNPEGDFESKKMIINHYETLAHIFNMELNIEQKVANPIRELSNMEDILQIAPFEKSLNTDSLRKFISNRIQDFLLTTNKHPKLLVPFAST, from the coding sequence ATGCATCAGACCAAATTCTCAAATATTTTTGTGGTCATGGAAGATCTGGAAGATGCCAGATATGTACTAAAAAATATAGCCATGATCAAGTCTAAGGTACGTATCACGCTTGTCAACCAATGGGATGACCATAAGATAGGGAAGGACCATGAGAACATTACCATCGTACATAGTGATAAACTCATAGCGGCCCATCTTTATGATCAACTGCCCAATGTGCCTTTGGTCGCACAGAATGTCGGACTGGGCCAGGGAGAGATCATGGAAGTCCATGTACCTTTTGGAAGTTCTTACGCCTATAGACATGTAGGGTCGATCCTTCAGCAAAAATGGAAGATCGCTGCACTCTATAGAGATGAAAAACTGATACTTCCGGAAAGTACCACGATGATACGTCCCAACGATACCTTGCTTATCCTGGGAAAACCTATCGTACTGAACGGTGTATACAAGACCATCAATAAAAGAATAGGTCTTTTCCCTGAACCCTTTGGTAAGAACATCTATCTCATCCTTGATCTAAGACATGATAACAAAGAGGCATTACTCTGCCTTAAACAAAGTATTTACCTTATAGAAAAACTGGAAGACAAATCACTTTTCGTGCGTATTTTATACCCCAATGATTTTGATTTGATCGAAGAACTCAAGACCTTGGAGTCAGAATGTGTGACGATCTCCATCTCTTATGAAAATGAAAATGCCAAATTACTGATAGAAAATGATATACATGAGTTTGACATCGGGCTTGTGATGAACAGTATCCCTACATTTGAAGCAGATGACCTTAAAGAGACACTCTATGATCTAAAAAAACTGGTCTTCCTTTTTGGGGATAAACTGCTGTATAACATCAAGAACTCTATCGTATTGATGAGTGAAAATGAAAAAATGGAATCCATTTCTTCGACAGCTTTTGACATATCAGAGACACTCGGACTGGGGTTAACACTGGGTGACTTTAACCCCGAAGGCGATTTTGAGAGTAAAAAGATGATCATAAACCATTATGAGACACTGGCACATATCTTTAACATGGAGTTGAACATCGAACAAAAGGTGGCTAATCCTATACGTGAACTTTCAAATATGGAAGATATACTCCAGATCGCACCTTTTGAAAAAAGTCTCAATACAGATAGCCTTAGAAAATTCATTTCCAACAGAATACAGGACTTTCTTCTTACTACCAACAAGCATCCCAAACTGCTTGTTCCTTTTGCAAGCACATAA
- the aroB gene encoding 3-dehydroquinate synthase, with the protein MIVPIELAHTQNITYDITIDALPQLTFDTNVVVVTNPTVAGYHLETLLSHIHATKLNVVTIPDGEGYKTLETVENILNECFEHKLDRKSLLIAFGGGVIGDMTGFTASIYQRGIDFIQIPTTLLSQVDASVGGKTGVNNKYGKNLIGAFYQPKAVYIDPAFLKTLPPREFSAGIAEIVKMAVMFDKSYFEFLQISDFSDTETLKEVIKKSVELKAWVVNQDEKEAGIRAVLNYGHTFGHVVENETNYTTYLHGEAVAIGMVMANALAVELGLFTQEEAEAVKTLLEKASLPTDYAIKDVDDFYEHFFLDKKSAKGSIKFILPQGIGNYKMVSDIDESVVKKVLRSFGEEK; encoded by the coding sequence ATGATCGTCCCTATCGAATTAGCTCATACTCAAAACATCACTTATGATATTACTATTGATGCATTACCCCAACTTACTTTTGACACCAATGTTGTTGTAGTGACGAATCCGACAGTTGCAGGATACCATCTTGAAACACTTCTTTCCCACATTCATGCCACAAAACTCAATGTTGTTACGATCCCTGACGGGGAAGGGTACAAGACCCTGGAAACCGTTGAAAATATACTGAATGAATGTTTTGAACACAAACTCGATAGAAAATCTCTGCTGATCGCCTTTGGTGGGGGTGTGATAGGTGACATGACAGGATTTACGGCAAGCATTTATCAAAGAGGGATAGACTTCATACAGATACCTACCACACTCCTGAGCCAGGTGGATGCCAGTGTAGGGGGCAAAACAGGGGTCAATAACAAATATGGGAAAAACCTCATTGGTGCTTTTTATCAACCCAAAGCTGTCTACATAGACCCTGCATTTTTAAAAACATTACCCCCCAGAGAGTTCTCTGCAGGTATCGCAGAGATCGTCAAAATGGCGGTCATGTTTGACAAGTCTTATTTTGAGTTCTTGCAAATATCTGACTTCAGTGACACTGAAACACTCAAAGAAGTGATCAAGAAGAGTGTGGAGCTAAAAGCATGGGTGGTCAATCAAGATGAAAAAGAGGCAGGTATACGAGCGGTGCTTAACTACGGACATACGTTCGGGCATGTCGTTGAAAATGAAACCAACTACACCACCTACCTCCATGGCGAAGCAGTCGCTATAGGTATGGTCATGGCCAATGCTTTGGCAGTGGAACTCGGCCTGTTTACACAAGAAGAGGCGGAAGCAGTTAAAACACTTCTAGAAAAGGCTTCTTTGCCTACTGACTATGCGATCAAAGATGTAGATGACTTTTATGAGCATTTCTTTTTAGACAAAAAAAGTGCCAAGGGGAGTATCAAATTCATCTTACCTCAAGGTATAGGCAACTATAAAATGGTATCCGATATTGATGAAAGTGTTGTCAAAAAAGTACTTCGCAGCTTTGGAGAAGAAAAATGA
- a CDS encoding mechanosensitive ion channel domain-containing protein, with translation MSFKNIFIAFSFLSLVPAFAEPALEQNTTSEIVTEANKTEKAPLDMQRINQLLVQKETLEKELSDNNIWSKIYSNYHTYKELEKQQIALDEAILRLEKIKQKTQAEKEAYQTAQDTKITLLGKLQLLREYEKDPFKKFLTPPELTAVPKVDSPFALISAVSYREKLQSDMEEYNNRYESLYRIVEKLKEKQLVLKKILKLDPLNIDYITEQQDTIDQIKTFIPILEIFKTTKNVYSKKIDEIELKLKNDIQREIQRTMMIGGIILFFIFLLFFIKHFVKKYMSEDERFYAINKALNISFVSILILTLLLAYIENVSYLVTILGFASAGIAIAMKDWFMSLMGWATIVLGGAIHVGDRVRFVREGVEYVGDIVDISMLRMTMHEDVNLTSYMTNRRAGRMIFIPNNFIFTDMIANYSHAGLKTVWDGIDFVITFDSDANKATQIAKEITKKYSKGYTEITRKQLNKLRSKYGMRNTNVEPRIFVHIEPYGLKISAWYLTNSYATMTLRSTISVEIIARIQEEEKIQLAFPTQSIYVDKNVPKPEIGLDTINPPQGLQ, from the coding sequence ATGAGTTTTAAGAATATTTTTATAGCCTTCTCTTTTTTATCTTTGGTCCCTGCATTTGCTGAGCCTGCTTTAGAGCAGAACACTACTTCAGAAATAGTCACAGAGGCTAATAAAACAGAAAAAGCCCCTTTGGATATGCAGCGTATAAATCAGCTTCTTGTCCAAAAAGAAACGCTGGAAAAAGAATTGAGCGACAACAACATCTGGTCAAAGATCTATAGTAACTACCATACCTACAAAGAACTTGAAAAACAACAGATAGCACTGGATGAAGCGATTCTCCGCTTAGAAAAAATAAAACAAAAAACACAAGCAGAAAAAGAAGCGTACCAAACTGCACAGGACACTAAAATAACACTTCTCGGAAAACTTCAGCTTCTCAGAGAGTATGAAAAAGACCCCTTTAAAAAGTTCCTTACCCCGCCTGAGCTCACTGCAGTACCTAAAGTAGACAGTCCTTTTGCACTGATCTCTGCAGTCTCCTATAGAGAAAAGCTCCAATCAGACATGGAAGAGTATAACAACCGATATGAATCTCTCTATCGTATCGTCGAAAAACTCAAAGAGAAACAGCTTGTGCTTAAAAAAATTTTAAAGTTGGACCCGCTGAACATAGACTACATTACTGAACAGCAAGACACGATAGATCAAATTAAAACATTTATTCCTATCCTTGAAATATTTAAAACCACCAAGAATGTCTACAGTAAAAAAATCGATGAGATCGAACTCAAGCTCAAAAATGATATTCAAAGAGAGATACAAAGAACGATGATGATCGGGGGGATCATCCTTTTCTTTATCTTCCTTTTGTTCTTCATTAAACATTTCGTTAAAAAATACATGTCAGAAGATGAGCGCTTTTATGCCATCAACAAAGCGCTCAATATCTCTTTTGTGAGTATTCTGATCTTAACCTTGCTCCTTGCCTATATAGAGAACGTAAGTTATCTGGTCACGATACTTGGTTTTGCCTCAGCGGGTATTGCCATTGCGATGAAAGACTGGTTCATGTCTCTTATGGGGTGGGCGACCATCGTGCTCGGAGGGGCTATCCATGTAGGTGACAGGGTTCGGTTTGTACGTGAAGGTGTGGAGTATGTAGGGGATATCGTAGATATCTCCATGCTCCGTATGACCATGCATGAAGATGTCAACCTCACATCTTACATGACCAACCGGAGAGCTGGGCGTATGATCTTCATTCCAAACAACTTCATATTTACTGATATGATCGCGAACTATTCTCACGCCGGACTCAAAACTGTATGGGATGGGATAGACTTTGTCATTACCTTTGATTCTGATGCCAATAAGGCCACCCAAATTGCCAAAGAGATCACCAAGAAGTACTCAAAAGGGTATACAGAGATCACAAGAAAACAGCTCAACAAACTTAGAAGCAAGTATGGTATGAGAAACACCAATGTTGAACCGCGGATCTTTGTGCATATCGAACCGTATGGTTTAAAGATATCCGCGTGGTATCTCACTAACTCCTATGCGACCATGACACTGAGAAGTACCATTTCCGTGGAGATCATCGCGCGTATTCAGGAAGAAGAGAAGATACAGCTGGCATTTCCTACACAATCTATATATGTGGATAAAAATGTACCTAAACCTGAAATAGGATTAGATACGATCAATCCTCCTCAAGGACTTCAATGA
- the mtaB gene encoding tRNA (N(6)-L-threonylcarbamoyladenosine(37)-C(2))-methylthiotransferase MtaB, with amino-acid sequence MQKVYFKTFGCRTNQFDTQVMMSKLKDYELTDDELSSDIIVVNSCTVTNGADSSVRNYISSMQRKNPDAKVILAGCGSHSKGESLFEDKKVFGVIGHSEKENINAVLKNEKPFYQIGDLEHIDSTIVEEFVGKSRAFIKIQEGCDFRCSYCIIPAVRGDARSHKEETILEQINKLAANGFGEFILTGTNVGSYGQDHNTSMAKLLKKMSMIRGVRRIRIGSMEPIQIDDEFLELLNEPWMAKHMHIALQHTSDKMLKLMNRRNEFKSDLALFRKIADQGYALGTDFIVGHPGEDEKEWAEAISRVKELPLTHVHAFSYSKRDNTPSATMKPEVKGNIAKERHRELTDIIKAKNFAFRRAHTQNLEVLLESGKDGVYQGFDQYFNKVSVTSDEDLSANWVLLNNVEVSNEGNKAKV; translated from the coding sequence ATGCAAAAAGTTTATTTTAAAACCTTTGGATGTCGTACCAACCAGTTTGATACACAGGTCATGATGTCAAAACTGAAAGATTACGAACTGACAGATGATGAACTGAGCTCTGACATCATCGTTGTCAATTCCTGTACCGTGACCAATGGCGCAGACTCCTCTGTACGTAACTATATCTCATCCATGCAGCGAAAAAATCCCGATGCAAAAGTCATACTGGCAGGTTGCGGATCACACTCAAAAGGTGAATCCTTATTTGAAGACAAAAAAGTATTTGGTGTCATCGGCCACTCTGAGAAAGAGAACATCAACGCTGTACTGAAAAATGAAAAACCGTTCTACCAGATCGGTGATCTGGAGCATATAGATTCGACCATCGTTGAAGAGTTTGTGGGTAAGAGCCGGGCCTTTATCAAGATACAGGAGGGGTGTGACTTTAGGTGTTCTTACTGTATCATTCCTGCGGTACGAGGTGATGCACGTTCTCATAAAGAAGAGACGATCTTAGAACAGATCAACAAACTTGCCGCCAATGGATTTGGAGAGTTCATCCTTACCGGAACCAATGTAGGAAGTTACGGTCAGGATCATAATACATCCATGGCCAAACTGCTTAAAAAGATGAGTATGATCCGTGGTGTACGGCGTATACGTATAGGAAGTATGGAGCCTATACAGATCGATGATGAATTTTTAGAACTGCTCAACGAGCCCTGGATGGCAAAACATATGCACATTGCTCTGCAGCACACCAGCGATAAAATGCTCAAACTGATGAACAGAAGAAATGAATTCAAGAGCGACCTGGCACTTTTCAGAAAAATTGCGGACCAGGGTTATGCTTTAGGAACGGATTTTATTGTGGGACATCCAGGTGAAGATGAGAAAGAGTGGGCAGAGGCGATCTCCAGGGTCAAAGAACTACCTTTGACCCATGTACACGCTTTCTCCTACTCCAAGCGGGATAACACGCCTTCGGCGACCATGAAACCAGAAGTAAAAGGTAACATCGCCAAAGAGCGTCATCGTGAGCTCACAGATATCATCAAAGCAAAGAACTTTGCTTTCAGACGTGCACATACACAGAACCTTGAAGTACTGCTAGAGAGCGGTAAAGACGGTGTCTATCAAGGATTCGACCAATATTTTAACAAAGTATCAGTAACAAGTGATGAAGACCTCAGTGCAAACTGGGTACTGCTAAATAACGTGGAGGTAAGCAATGAAGGCAATAAAGCCAAAGTTTGA
- a CDS encoding AAA family ATPase, whose translation MKAIKPKFDPSALNPSNIKIIVGLLAVLVLLLSFAILRDTDTLITHDQANALYTENKIQKVIIDGDFIRLKTDTDNYKIYKDAVNKTAFFTKYPVEVRQDNSELYDLLSFLIIIAAFGFLYRLMQQNRLQQLRQLRAASKSDDAPVNEPVQALTSNVTFADVAGIKDVKEELEEIIDFLKAPQKYRDLDIRLPKGVLLVGPPGVGKTLISKAVAGEANVPFFYQSGASFVHIYVGMGAKRVSQLFKKAKQMAPSIVFIDEIDAVGKSRGEFRNDEREATLNQLLTEMDGFEESSGVIVIGATNKIEMLDEALLRAGRFDRRIHISLPDLEDRAKTLELYLAHKPNKVDIDLVARMTVGFNSAALDTLTNEAAIFAMRAGRSVVETSDFEAVKEKVLLGKRKILSFTEEEREIQAVYQAAKALIATWLDVEYEKIGIVNTRLLNQEHEILSKSQLLSRIKVYLAGSIATKLHYNEQYTNASADIAQAKEIVRKVVYEYVMSDNFIVTTQQEEELLRESVSEITKLLNTLDKALREVTAFLLAHENITPEECRVILRKIF comes from the coding sequence ATGAAGGCAATAAAGCCAAAGTTTGATCCATCAGCACTCAATCCCTCAAATATCAAGATCATTGTGGGATTACTTGCAGTATTGGTACTTTTACTTTCATTTGCCATTCTTAGAGACACAGACACACTTATTACCCATGATCAGGCCAATGCCCTCTATACTGAAAACAAGATTCAAAAAGTCATTATAGATGGTGATTTCATACGTCTAAAAACAGATACAGACAACTATAAGATCTACAAAGATGCCGTCAATAAAACAGCTTTTTTTACCAAATATCCTGTTGAAGTACGTCAAGACAACAGTGAACTTTATGATCTTCTTTCATTTCTTATCATTATCGCGGCATTTGGGTTTTTATATAGATTGATGCAACAGAACAGACTGCAACAGCTCAGACAACTAAGGGCCGCCTCTAAGTCCGATGATGCACCGGTCAATGAGCCTGTACAGGCACTGACCTCAAATGTCACTTTTGCGGATGTAGCTGGGATCAAAGATGTGAAAGAGGAGCTTGAAGAGATCATTGATTTTCTCAAAGCACCACAAAAATATCGTGACCTGGATATCCGTTTACCCAAAGGGGTACTGCTGGTAGGTCCTCCCGGCGTAGGGAAAACGCTTATCTCCAAGGCAGTTGCAGGTGAAGCCAATGTACCGTTCTTTTACCAAAGTGGTGCCTCTTTTGTCCATATCTATGTCGGAATGGGGGCAAAAAGAGTTTCTCAGCTTTTTAAAAAAGCGAAACAGATGGCACCGAGTATTGTGTTTATTGACGAGATCGATGCTGTAGGGAAAAGTCGCGGTGAGTTTAGAAATGATGAGAGAGAAGCGACGCTCAATCAGCTTCTCACGGAGATGGATGGATTTGAAGAGAGTTCCGGTGTCATCGTCATCGGTGCTACCAATAAAATAGAGATGCTTGATGAGGCGCTTCTCAGAGCAGGGCGTTTTGACAGACGTATCCATATTTCACTGCCTGACCTGGAAGACAGGGCCAAAACACTTGAACTCTATCTTGCACACAAACCAAACAAAGTGGATATCGATCTTGTAGCACGTATGACCGTCGGTTTCAACTCTGCTGCATTGGATACACTGACCAACGAAGCCGCTATTTTTGCTATGAGAGCAGGACGCAGTGTCGTTGAAACCTCTGATTTTGAAGCTGTCAAAGAGAAAGTCTTACTGGGAAAACGGAAGATACTCTCTTTCACAGAAGAAGAGAGAGAAATTCAAGCCGTTTATCAAGCCGCAAAAGCGCTTATCGCCACGTGGCTGGATGTTGAATATGAAAAAATAGGTATCGTGAACACAAGGCTCCTCAACCAGGAGCATGAGATACTCTCCAAAAGCCAACTTCTTTCACGTATCAAAGTCTATCTTGCAGGAAGCATTGCCACAAAGCTGCACTATAATGAACAATACACCAATGCAAGCGCAGACATTGCCCAGGCAAAAGAGATCGTAAGAAAAGTGGTCTACGAATATGTGATGAGTGACAACTTCATCGTAACCACACAGCAGGAAGAGGAACTGCTGCGTGAATCTGTTTCAGAGATCACAAAACTTTTGAACACACTGGATAAAGCACTCAGAGAGGTGACTGCTTTCCTCTTGGCACACGAAAATATCACACCTGAAGAGTGTCGGGTGATCTTACGTAAGATCTTTTAG
- the bioV gene encoding pimelyl-ACP methyl ester esterase BioV, whose translation MKYFNGFSLQKEKELFLPYLTQSAYCVAGFSYGAQQAFEYVYHATERIDRLILLSPAFFQTEKPSFIRTQLRYFEAGQEAYVKQFLSNAAYPSNLDLSNYVNVGTKEELEALLTYTWDSKKIQEVLDRGTTIEVFLGEYDKIIDVQNAFNFFAPLTTTYFMKRVGHVLQN comes from the coding sequence ATGAAATATTTTAACGGGTTTTCACTTCAAAAGGAAAAGGAACTTTTCCTTCCATATCTGACACAGAGTGCATACTGTGTTGCCGGTTTTTCCTATGGGGCACAACAGGCATTTGAGTATGTATATCACGCTACAGAGCGAATAGACAGGCTTATACTTCTCTCTCCGGCTTTTTTTCAAACAGAAAAACCAAGTTTTATCCGTACACAGTTGCGTTACTTTGAAGCAGGGCAGGAGGCCTATGTCAAGCAGTTCCTCTCCAATGCTGCTTACCCCTCAAATCTTGATCTTTCGAATTATGTGAACGTGGGAACCAAAGAAGAGCTTGAAGCACTTTTGACCTACACTTGGGATAGTAAAAAGATACAAGAAGTGCTGGACAGGGGTACAACCATAGAAGTATTTCTTGGAGAATATGACAAGATCATAGATGTACAAAATGCATTTAATTTTTTCGCACCTTTGACTACGACTTATTTCATGAAGCGTGTGGGACATGTTTTGCAAAATTAA
- a CDS encoding patatin-like phospholipase family protein, whose translation MHKNKKTVSLVLGSGGARGYAHIGVIEILEEQGYEIKSISGSSMGALIGGLYAAGKLDVYKEWVLSLDFIDTLKLLDLSLSHGGIVNIDTVYKRIEGMIGDTKIEDLPIAYMAVASDIKNYKKIWFKKGKLIDAIRASIAIPTVFTPVVKEDMILVDGGVLDPLPIDSVSSDKTDLTIAVNLNTNIQNTYKIERPVKEEIADNTLYKKTIELVEKAKQAIGTGTSKEELPIDIFYILNKSLDATQSLIVENILREHQPDLIIEIPRDACESYEFDKAYEMIEIGKRATHESLKKMR comes from the coding sequence ATGCACAAAAATAAAAAAACTGTCTCCCTCGTCCTTGGCAGCGGTGGGGCCAGAGGATATGCGCACATCGGTGTCATTGAAATCCTTGAAGAACAGGGATATGAGATCAAGTCTATTTCGGGATCTTCTATGGGCGCATTGATCGGAGGACTTTATGCAGCAGGCAAACTGGATGTCTATAAAGAGTGGGTACTCTCTCTGGATTTTATTGATACCCTCAAGCTGCTTGATCTTTCACTTTCACATGGGGGTATAGTGAATATCGACACTGTATATAAGAGAATAGAAGGGATGATCGGTGATACTAAAATTGAAGATTTACCTATAGCGTATATGGCCGTAGCATCAGATATCAAAAATTATAAAAAAATATGGTTCAAAAAGGGAAAACTTATCGATGCTATTAGAGCTTCTATCGCTATACCCACCGTGTTTACACCAGTAGTAAAAGAGGATATGATCCTTGTAGACGGTGGTGTATTGGATCCTTTACCCATAGACTCAGTCTCATCGGATAAGACAGATCTTACAATAGCAGTGAATCTAAATACGAACATACAAAATACCTATAAAATTGAGCGTCCTGTAAAAGAGGAGATAGCAGACAATACATTGTATAAAAAGACTATAGAACTAGTGGAAAAAGCCAAGCAGGCGATAGGTACCGGAACGTCTAAAGAAGAGCTGCCAATAGATATTTTTTATATACTCAATAAAAGTTTAGATGCTACCCAAAGTCTTATAGTAGAAAATATCCTCAGGGAACATCAACCCGATCTGATTATAGAGATCCCTAGGGATGCTTGTGAATCCTATGAGTTTGACAAAGCCTATGAGATGATAGAAATAGGCAAAAGAGCGACACATGAAAGTTTAAAAAAGATGAGATAA
- a CDS encoding AI-2E family transporter: protein MKKELPNKFQQGFVLLLLFIALIGFIGMIHEFLIALLLAAIFAGLLYPFYRKLFDYFKKRSALAASTTLIITVFAFGLPLAGFTGMVTGEAIEITKKARPIVKKVLDNNLSLGEQLPEWLPFKEKLEPFHESIMKKGSEAISAMGSWLVSSLSSATKGTVGFFIGLFIMFYAMFHFLIHGPKLLRTVASLLPLSEEDRTEVMGRGLMVTRASLKGIIVVGFFEGILVGLGLWMSGIEGSAFWGSVVFLLAAIPGLGASLIWLPAALYLLFIGSTGWGIGLMVWGVLVVGMVDNIVRPWIVGNDAKLPDLVILISIFGGIVSFGPLGIIIGPVIAALLDTILNIYKKTFQYLLPEA from the coding sequence ATGAAAAAAGAGTTACCCAATAAATTTCAGCAAGGCTTTGTTCTGCTGCTGCTCTTTATCGCTCTGATAGGTTTTATCGGGATGATACATGAATTTTTGATCGCCCTGTTACTGGCTGCGATCTTTGCAGGACTGCTCTATCCTTTTTACCGTAAACTCTTTGACTATTTCAAAAAAAGATCTGCTCTTGCAGCAAGTACTACACTGATCATCACTGTTTTTGCTTTCGGTTTACCGCTTGCCGGTTTTACAGGGATGGTAACAGGTGAAGCCATAGAGATCACTAAAAAGGCGCGTCCTATAGTCAAAAAGGTCTTGGACAATAATCTCTCTTTGGGTGAACAACTGCCAGAATGGCTGCCTTTTAAAGAAAAACTTGAACCTTTTCATGAGAGCATTATGAAGAAAGGCTCTGAGGCGATCAGTGCAATGGGAAGTTGGCTGGTTTCAAGTTTATCCAGTGCAACGAAAGGTACAGTGGGATTTTTTATCGGTCTGTTCATTATGTTCTATGCCATGTTCCATTTCCTGATACATGGACCGAAACTCCTGCGTACAGTTGCCTCTTTACTGCCTCTTTCAGAGGAGGACAGGACTGAAGTGATGGGACGCGGGTTGATGGTAACCAGGGCATCTCTGAAAGGTATCATCGTTGTAGGGTTCTTCGAAGGGATTTTGGTCGGGCTGGGTTTATGGATGTCCGGGATCGAAGGTTCGGCATTTTGGGGAAGTGTTGTTTTCCTCCTTGCTGCTATTCCAGGATTGGGAGCCTCGCTGATCTGGTTGCCTGCAGCTCTCTATTTACTCTTCATAGGCAGTACGGGTTGGGGTATAGGTCTAATGGTTTGGGGAGTATTGGTAGTAGGAATGGTTGATAATATCGTGCGTCCATGGATCGTTGGAAATGATGCAAAGTTGCCCGATCTGGTCATACTCATTTCCATCTTTGGAGGCATTGTCTCCTTTGGTCCTTTGGGTATTATTATCGGTCCGGTGATCGCTGCTCTTTTGGATACGATTTTAAACATATATAAAAAGACGTTTCAATATTTGTTACCTGAGGCATAA
- a CDS encoding ChaB family protein, with protein MPYDTLDALPDSVKENLPKHAQEIYKEAFNSAWDEYADPQERYGDASREETAHKVAWAAVKHSYEKKDGKWVEK; from the coding sequence ATGCCTTATGACACACTGGATGCACTGCCTGACTCAGTCAAAGAGAACCTCCCAAAACATGCACAGGAGATCTATAAAGAAGCCTTTAACAGTGCATGGGATGAATATGCAGACCCCCAAGAGAGGTATGGTGATGCCAGCCGTGAAGAAACGGCACACAAGGTTGCCTGGGCTGCAGTAAAGCACAGCTATGAAAAAAAAGACGGCAAGTGGGTTGAAAAATAG